A genome region from Myroides fluvii includes the following:
- a CDS encoding MFS transporter, protein MNKILSIQHKVLDKVNKQTLSHQTVYPILLAISFGHLCNDLLQAIVPATYPLLKENYQLSFAQIGLITFFYQMSSSLLQPLVGNYTDKKPQPYSQIYGMLCTTLGVILLAFAPSYIWVLVAVTCIGIGSSIFHPESSRVSYVASGGKRSLAQSIFQIGGNTGTALAPLLVAWIVLPTGQQQLLWFVAIAIVAQFVYYAIGTWYKGVLSHAATKQKKKILIPELSSFRVNSAIVVLLLLIFSKYFYVASISSYFQFYTMDKFGITEVQAQVYLFYFLIAVALGTLIGGFLGDKVGRKYIIWFSVLGAAPFTLLLPHVSLAWTGILIVIIGFIISSAFPSILVYAQELLPKKIGMVSGLFYGFAFGMGGLGSALLGWWADHTSIEYIYSVCAYLPLLGIIACFLPNMKKVAFREE, encoded by the coding sequence ATGAACAAAATTTTAAGTATCCAGCATAAGGTGTTGGATAAGGTTAATAAACAAACATTATCGCATCAGACCGTTTATCCAATCTTATTGGCTATTAGTTTCGGACACTTATGCAATGATTTACTACAAGCGATCGTTCCTGCAACGTATCCGCTCTTGAAAGAAAATTATCAATTGAGTTTTGCACAGATTGGATTGATCACGTTCTTTTATCAAATGTCCTCTTCCTTATTGCAGCCTTTAGTAGGAAATTATACCGATAAAAAACCGCAACCGTATTCGCAAATTTACGGTATGTTGTGTACTACTTTGGGAGTTATCTTGTTGGCCTTTGCACCGAGTTATATTTGGGTATTGGTAGCGGTCACTTGTATTGGAATAGGATCGTCTATTTTCCATCCCGAATCATCTCGTGTTTCTTATGTAGCCTCTGGAGGAAAGCGAAGTTTAGCCCAATCCATTTTTCAAATTGGCGGAAATACAGGTACTGCTTTAGCACCCTTATTGGTTGCTTGGATTGTTTTGCCAACCGGACAACAGCAATTACTGTGGTTTGTTGCCATTGCGATTGTTGCTCAGTTTGTTTATTATGCGATAGGAACTTGGTATAAAGGAGTGTTGAGCCATGCTGCAACTAAACAAAAAAAGAAAATATTAATTCCAGAATTATCTTCATTCCGCGTAAATAGTGCTATTGTAGTACTTTTACTATTGATCTTCTCTAAGTATTTTTATGTAGCGAGTATTTCGAGTTATTTCCAATTCTATACGATGGATAAATTTGGCATTACAGAAGTTCAAGCCCAAGTATATCTATTTTACTTCTTGATTGCCGTAGCCTTAGGTACGTTAATTGGAGGGTTTTTAGGAGACAAAGTCGGACGAAAATACATCATTTGGTTTTCAGTTCTTGGGGCGGCACCATTTACCTTGTTGCTCCCTCATGTGAGTTTAGCGTGGACGGGTATCTTAATTGTTATCATCGGATTTATTATCTCTTCTGCTTTTCCTTCTATTTTAGTATATGCACAAGAATTGTTACCTAAGAAAATCGGAATGGTTTCTGGGTTGTTCTATGGATTCGCTTTCGGTATGGGAGGACTAGGTTCAGCACTTTTAGGGTGGTGGGCGGATCATACGTCAATTGAATATATCTATAGCGTATGTGCGTATTTACCTTTATTGGGTATTATTGCTTGCTTTTTACCCAATATGAAAAAAGTTGCATTTAGAGAAGAATAA